Proteins encoded together in one Aeromonas encheleia window:
- a CDS encoding acetoacetate--CoA ligase: MHNLCLWQPDQDRMQGSNLHQFMAEVNHFHDLQLRSYADLYQWSVEKTTRFWPLVWQHCGVKGELGNIVAENRQDMQRSRWFPDSRLNFAENLLRRQDESPAIISRIEGGASQTLSWAELGARVARLSQWLRAQGIGRGDVVAAYLPNIPEAVIAMLATTSLGAVWTSTSPDFGEASVVERFGQTRPRVLFAVDGYRYNGKGIDIQAKVASVVGQIDSIEQTVMIPLLGHPLLLGQDWQQILASQPDASLSFEPMGFNDPLYILYSSGTTGKPKCIVHGIGGTLLQHLKEHQLHCDVKPGERVFYFTTCGWMMWNWLVSALASGATLVLYDGSPFYPDGNVLWDLARDEQVSLFGTSAKYLDALHKQGYAPIKTHELPALRLICSTGSVLSPEGFDYVYQGIKKDVQLSSISGGTDICSCFVIGNPLSPVYRGESQGRGLGLAVQVFNEAGQPVQGEKGELVCTKPFPAQPIYFWGDENGDKYHAAYFDRFDNIWCHGDWIELTDTGGVLFYGRSDATLNPGGVRIGTSEIYRYVEQLGEVEESIVIGQQWQQDERVVLFVKLRAGLRLDELLRERIRQQIRQHCTARHVPARILQVDAIPRTKSGKIVELAVREVVHNRPVNNTHALADPEVLNQYRNRPELAS; the protein is encoded by the coding sequence ATGCACAACCTTTGCCTGTGGCAACCGGATCAGGACAGGATGCAAGGCTCCAACCTCCATCAGTTTATGGCCGAGGTCAACCACTTCCACGACCTGCAGCTGCGCAGCTATGCCGACCTGTACCAATGGTCGGTGGAGAAGACCACCCGCTTCTGGCCGCTGGTGTGGCAGCACTGTGGCGTCAAGGGCGAGCTGGGCAACATAGTGGCGGAGAACCGCCAGGACATGCAGCGCTCCCGCTGGTTCCCGGACAGTCGCCTCAACTTCGCCGAGAACCTGCTGCGCCGCCAGGACGAGAGCCCGGCCATCATCTCCCGCATCGAGGGAGGGGCGAGCCAGACCCTGAGCTGGGCCGAGCTGGGGGCGCGTGTCGCCCGCCTAAGCCAGTGGTTGCGTGCGCAGGGCATAGGGCGCGGCGATGTGGTCGCCGCCTATCTGCCCAATATTCCGGAGGCCGTGATCGCCATGCTGGCCACCACCAGCCTGGGGGCGGTCTGGACCTCTACCAGCCCCGATTTCGGCGAGGCCAGCGTGGTGGAGCGCTTCGGTCAGACCCGGCCCCGGGTGCTGTTCGCGGTGGACGGTTATCGTTACAACGGTAAGGGGATCGACATTCAGGCCAAGGTGGCCAGCGTGGTCGGCCAGATCGACAGCATAGAGCAGACGGTGATGATCCCGCTGCTCGGCCATCCCCTGTTGCTCGGCCAGGATTGGCAACAGATCCTGGCCAGCCAGCCGGATGCCAGCCTCAGCTTCGAACCCATGGGCTTCAACGATCCGCTCTACATCCTCTATTCGTCAGGCACCACCGGCAAACCCAAGTGCATAGTCCACGGCATCGGCGGCACCCTGCTGCAGCACCTCAAGGAGCATCAGCTGCACTGCGACGTCAAGCCGGGGGAGCGGGTGTTCTACTTCACCACCTGCGGCTGGATGATGTGGAACTGGCTGGTGAGCGCCCTCGCCTCCGGCGCCACTCTGGTGCTCTACGATGGCTCTCCCTTCTACCCGGACGGCAACGTACTCTGGGATCTGGCCCGCGACGAACAGGTCAGCCTGTTTGGCACCTCCGCCAAGTACCTGGATGCCTTGCACAAGCAGGGTTATGCCCCGATCAAGACCCATGAGCTGCCGGCCCTGCGGCTGATCTGCAGCACCGGCTCAGTGCTCTCGCCGGAGGGGTTCGACTATGTCTATCAGGGGATCAAAAAAGATGTACAGCTCAGCTCCATCTCCGGCGGCACCGACATCTGCTCCTGCTTCGTCATCGGCAACCCCTTGAGCCCTGTCTATCGCGGCGAGAGCCAGGGCCGTGGTCTGGGGCTGGCGGTGCAGGTGTTCAACGAGGCGGGCCAGCCGGTGCAGGGCGAGAAGGGGGAGCTGGTCTGCACCAAGCCGTTCCCGGCCCAGCCCATCTACTTCTGGGGCGACGAGAACGGCGACAAGTATCACGCCGCCTACTTCGATCGCTTCGACAACATCTGGTGCCACGGCGACTGGATCGAGCTGACCGACACCGGCGGCGTCCTCTTCTATGGCCGCTCCGATGCCACCCTCAACCCGGGTGGCGTGCGCATCGGTACCAGCGAGATCTACCGCTACGTGGAGCAGTTAGGCGAGGTGGAGGAGAGCATCGTCATCGGCCAGCAGTGGCAGCAGGACGAACGGGTGGTGCTGTTCGTCAAGCTCAGGGCCGGGCTGCGGCTCGATGAGCTGTTGCGTGAGCGTATCCGCCAGCAGATCCGCCAGCACTGTACCGCCCGCCATGTGCCCGCCCGCATCCTGCAGGTGGATGCCATCCCCCGTACCAAGTCCGGCAAGATAGTGGAGCTGGCGGTGCGCGAGGTGGTGCACAACAGGCCCGTCAACAACACCCATGCCCTCGCCGATCCCGAGGTATTGAACCAGTACCGCAACCGGCCGGAGCTGGCCAGCTGA
- the fadB gene encoding fatty acid oxidation complex subunit alpha FadB, with amino-acid sequence MIYQGETLSVSYLEHGIAELRFDAPGSVNKLDRATLLSLSEAIAALKQERELKGLILTSGKDAFIVGADITEFLELFDLPQEDLLGWLKKANDIFSAIEDLPVPTLSAIKGHALGGGCETILSTDFRLADSSARIGLPETKLGIMPGFGGTVRLPRVIGADNALEWITTGKDVRADDALKVGAIDAVVAPDALHGAALQMMRDAIAGKLDWQGRRAAKKAPLRLSKLEAMMSFSTAAGMVAAVAGKHYPAPMMAVKTVEAAAGMSRDEALNVEAQGFIKLAKTDVAKALVGIFLNDQHIKALAKKAAKQAAKATSHAAVLGAGIMGGGIAYQSASKGIPAVMKDINEKALALGMGEATKLLNGQLEKGRIDGIKMGQVLSAITPTLSYDSVKQVDLVVEAVVENPKVKAAVLGEVEAIIGDDAVLASNTSTIPISLLAKGLKRPQNFCGMHFFNPVHRMPLVEIIRGEQTSDDTINRVVAYAAAMGKSPVVVNDCPGFFVNRVLFPYFFGFNQLVADGADFAAVDKVMEREFGWPMGPAYLLDVVGIDTGHHAGDVMAQGFPARMSKTSRTAIDVMYDASRFGQKNGKGFYAYEQDKKGKPKKVADVAAYELLAPIAKPKQDYDKDAIIARMMIPMINEVVLCLEEGIVATPAEADIALVYGLGFPPFRGGVFRYLDTIGLDRYVAMADQYADLGPLYRVSDKLRAMAAQGKTFY; translated from the coding sequence ATGATCTACCAAGGCGAAACCCTGTCGGTCAGCTACCTCGAACACGGCATTGCCGAGCTGAGGTTTGATGCCCCGGGTTCAGTCAACAAGCTGGATCGCGCTACCCTGCTCTCGCTGAGCGAAGCGATCGCCGCATTAAAACAAGAACGTGAACTAAAAGGTCTGATCCTCACCTCTGGCAAAGACGCCTTTATCGTCGGCGCCGACATCACCGAATTCCTGGAACTGTTCGATCTGCCGCAAGAAGACTTGCTCGGCTGGCTGAAGAAAGCCAACGACATCTTCAGCGCCATCGAAGATCTGCCGGTCCCGACCCTGTCCGCCATCAAGGGCCACGCCCTGGGCGGCGGCTGCGAAACCATACTGTCCACCGATTTTCGGCTGGCCGACAGCAGCGCCAGGATTGGCCTGCCAGAGACCAAACTCGGCATCATGCCGGGCTTTGGCGGCACAGTCCGCCTGCCGCGGGTGATCGGTGCCGACAACGCACTGGAGTGGATCACCACCGGCAAGGATGTCCGTGCCGATGATGCCCTCAAGGTGGGTGCCATCGATGCCGTGGTCGCCCCGGATGCCCTGCACGGCGCCGCCCTGCAGATGATGAGAGACGCCATCGCCGGCAAGCTGGACTGGCAGGGCCGTCGCGCCGCCAAGAAGGCCCCACTGCGCCTCTCCAAGCTGGAAGCCATGATGAGCTTCAGCACCGCCGCCGGCATGGTCGCAGCGGTGGCAGGCAAGCACTACCCGGCCCCGATGATGGCCGTGAAGACGGTCGAGGCCGCCGCCGGCATGAGCCGCGACGAGGCGCTCAACGTCGAGGCGCAAGGCTTCATCAAGCTCGCCAAGACCGACGTCGCCAAGGCCCTGGTCGGCATCTTCCTCAACGATCAGCACATCAAGGCGCTGGCCAAGAAGGCCGCCAAGCAGGCCGCCAAGGCCACCAGCCACGCCGCCGTGCTCGGTGCCGGCATCATGGGGGGCGGTATCGCCTACCAGTCCGCCAGCAAGGGCATTCCGGCGGTGATGAAGGACATCAACGAGAAGGCACTGGCGCTTGGCATGGGCGAAGCCACCAAGCTGCTCAACGGCCAGCTCGAGAAGGGCCGTATCGACGGCATCAAGATGGGCCAGGTGCTCTCCGCCATCACCCCCACCCTGAGCTATGACAGCGTCAAGCAGGTGGATCTGGTGGTCGAGGCCGTGGTCGAGAATCCCAAGGTGAAGGCCGCCGTGCTGGGCGAAGTGGAAGCCATCATAGGTGATGACGCCGTGCTCGCCAGCAACACCTCCACCATCCCCATCTCCCTGCTGGCCAAGGGGCTGAAGCGCCCGCAGAATTTCTGCGGCATGCACTTCTTCAACCCGGTGCACCGCATGCCCCTGGTGGAGATCATCCGCGGCGAGCAGACCAGCGATGACACCATCAACCGCGTGGTGGCCTACGCCGCCGCCATGGGCAAGTCACCGGTGGTGGTCAACGACTGCCCTGGCTTCTTCGTCAACCGGGTGCTGTTCCCCTACTTCTTCGGCTTCAACCAGCTGGTCGCCGATGGCGCCGACTTCGCCGCCGTCGACAAGGTGATGGAGAGAGAGTTCGGCTGGCCCATGGGCCCGGCCTACCTGCTGGACGTGGTCGGCATCGACACCGGTCACCATGCCGGTGACGTCATGGCCCAGGGTTTCCCGGCGCGCATGAGCAAGACCAGCCGCACCGCCATCGATGTGATGTATGACGCCAGCCGCTTCGGTCAGAAGAATGGCAAGGGCTTCTACGCCTACGAGCAGGACAAGAAAGGCAAGCCGAAGAAGGTGGCCGATGTCGCCGCTTACGAGCTGCTGGCCCCGATTGCCAAGCCGAAACAGGATTACGACAAGGACGCCATCATCGCCCGCATGATGATCCCCATGATCAACGAAGTGGTGCTCTGCCTGGAGGAAGGCATAGTCGCCACCCCGGCGGAAGCGGACATCGCGCTGGTCTATGGGCTGGGCTTCCCTCCCTTCCGTGGTGGTGTGTTCCGCTATCTGGACACCATAGGTCTGGATCGTTACGTGGCCATGGCCGACCAGTATGCCGATCTGGGCCCGCTCTACCGCGTCAGCGACAAGCTGCGTGCGATGGCCGCCCAGGGCAAAACCTTCTACTGA
- the fadA gene encoding acetyl-CoA C-acyltransferase FadA, producing MKDVVIVDCIRTPMGRSKGGAFRNVRAEDLSAHLMSSILLRNPNLDPNEIEDIYWGCVQQTLEQGFNIARNAALLAGIPKQVGAVTVNRLCGSSMQALHDASRAIQVGDGDIFIIGGVEHMGHVPMSHGVDFHPGMAKTVAKASGMMGLTAEMLGKLHGISRQQQDEFAARSHRRAHAATLEGRFAREIVGLEGHDASGARFFYDYDEVIRPETTVETLGQLRPVFDPVNGTVTAGTSSALSDGAAAMLVMSADRAKALGLTPRARVRAMAIAGCDAAIMGYGPVPATQKALKRAGLTVGDIDLFELNEAFAAQSLPCVKDLGLQDLVDEKVNLNGGAIALGHPLGCSGARISTTLINLMEEKDATLGVATMCIGLGQGIATVFERV from the coding sequence ATGAAAGACGTAGTCATTGTCGACTGTATCCGGACCCCCATGGGCCGGTCCAAGGGCGGCGCCTTCCGCAACGTGCGTGCAGAAGATCTGTCCGCGCACCTGATGAGCTCCATCCTGCTGCGCAACCCCAACCTCGATCCGAACGAGATCGAGGACATCTACTGGGGCTGCGTGCAGCAGACCCTGGAGCAGGGCTTCAACATCGCCCGCAACGCCGCCCTGCTGGCCGGCATTCCCAAGCAGGTCGGCGCCGTCACCGTCAACCGCCTGTGCGGCTCCAGCATGCAGGCGCTGCACGATGCCTCCCGCGCCATCCAGGTGGGTGACGGGGACATCTTCATCATCGGCGGCGTCGAGCACATGGGTCACGTGCCCATGAGCCACGGCGTCGACTTCCACCCCGGCATGGCCAAAACGGTGGCCAAGGCCTCCGGCATGATGGGGCTGACCGCCGAGATGCTGGGCAAGCTGCACGGCATCAGCCGTCAGCAGCAGGACGAGTTTGCCGCCCGCTCCCACCGCCGCGCCCATGCCGCCACCCTGGAAGGACGCTTCGCCAGGGAGATCGTCGGGCTGGAAGGCCATGACGCCAGCGGCGCCCGCTTCTTCTACGACTACGACGAGGTGATCCGGCCGGAGACCACAGTCGAGACCCTGGGCCAGCTGCGCCCGGTGTTCGACCCGGTCAACGGCACCGTCACCGCCGGCACCTCCTCGGCCCTGTCCGACGGCGCCGCCGCCATGCTGGTGATGAGCGCGGATCGTGCCAAGGCGCTGGGGCTGACTCCCCGTGCCAGGGTACGAGCCATGGCCATCGCCGGCTGCGACGCCGCCATCATGGGTTACGGCCCGGTGCCCGCCACCCAGAAGGCGCTCAAGCGTGCCGGTCTGACCGTCGGCGACATCGACCTGTTCGAGTTGAACGAGGCCTTCGCCGCCCAGTCCCTGCCCTGCGTCAAGGATCTGGGGCTGCAGGATCTGGTGGACGAGAAGGTGAACCTGAACGGCGGTGCCATCGCCCTGGGCCACCCGCTCGGCTGCTCCGGTGCCCGTATCTCCACCACCCTGATCAACCTGATGGAAGAGAAGGATGCCACCCTGGGGGTCGCGACCATGTGTATCGGTCTGGGCCAGGGCATCGCCACCGTGTTCGAGCGGGTGTGA
- a CDS encoding response regulator, which produces MSTSKQLLIVDDDQEIRELLNEYLSRAGFQVLTAAGGDEMRQQLAQHSPDLIILDIMMPGDDGFTLCQQIRRDSQVPIIMLTAASDEADRVIGLELGADDYIAKPFSPRELQARIKALLRRAEFRQPEKEKEPSRRLRFADWTLDTLSHQLTHDDGSLLDLSGSDALLLGMFLQQPGVVLDRDTISDATRGRESLPMERGIDVQISRLRQKLGDNGKSPRIIKTIRGSGYMLIAEVHEIP; this is translated from the coding sequence ATGTCAACGAGCAAACAATTGCTGATCGTCGACGACGACCAAGAGATCCGCGAGCTGCTCAACGAATACCTGAGCCGGGCCGGCTTTCAGGTATTGACGGCGGCAGGGGGCGACGAGATGCGTCAGCAACTCGCCCAGCACAGCCCGGACCTGATCATTCTGGACATCATGATGCCCGGCGACGACGGCTTTACCCTCTGCCAGCAGATCCGTCGCGACTCTCAGGTGCCCATCATCATGCTGACCGCCGCCTCCGATGAGGCGGATCGGGTGATCGGCCTCGAACTCGGCGCCGATGACTACATCGCCAAGCCGTTCAGCCCGCGCGAGCTGCAGGCCCGCATCAAGGCGCTGCTGCGCCGGGCCGAGTTCCGCCAGCCGGAAAAAGAGAAGGAGCCGAGTCGTCGCCTGCGCTTCGCCGACTGGACCCTGGACACCCTGAGCCATCAGCTGACCCACGACGACGGCAGCCTGCTGGATCTCTCCGGCAGCGATGCCCTGCTGCTCGGCATGTTCCTGCAGCAGCCCGGCGTGGTGCTGGACAGAGACACCATCTCGGATGCCACCCGGGGCCGCGAGAGCCTGCCGATGGAGCGCGGCATCGACGTGCAGATCAGCCGCCTGCGCCAGAAGCTCGGTGACAACGGCAAGAGCCCGCGCATCATCAAGACCATACGGGGCAGCGGCTACATGCTGATCGCCGAAGTCCACGAGATCCCATGA
- a CDS encoding ATP-binding protein produces MKSRRFWQALVPRSLLSRMLLLLLLAILLSQTILTGIWMQQIQKRELEGMLSTTRNLALSAASTVNFFKSLPLQYRHIALDQLRNMGGSRFFVSLNEEEIHISAIPDSERKTLVLKEVEEVLARKLSDAMAIKVDFSRPEELHVFNNDTLLADLPSSWARYTLSLEPINPPVLVTQIEIEPGEWLYLAALLPAPYMTLDDTVMPSNQVRFIALMTVFLCFFTFLLVRWQTRPLRRLAKAAVNLGKDIDQPPLKEEGASEIVAATRAFNIMQQRIRRFIDDRERLFSSISHDLKTPITRLRLRVELLDNETQIAKFSKDLDELELMVKGALQTVKETDIHENIELIDVNLLLEQMAEAMNLHEDRLTIEGHCKWPYRGKLLALKRCIGNLVDNGIKYGQKVRIIIMDDEEMLILFIMDEGQGLPEDQLERIFEPYYRLSSDPSGTGLGLGIARNIAHAHGGDLVLENRPQGGLQATLSLPR; encoded by the coding sequence ATGAAAAGCCGGCGGTTCTGGCAGGCGCTGGTGCCCCGCTCCCTGCTGTCGCGGATGCTGTTGCTGTTGCTGCTCGCCATCCTGCTCTCCCAGACCATACTCACCGGCATCTGGATGCAGCAGATCCAGAAGCGGGAGCTGGAAGGCATGCTCAGCACCACCCGCAACCTGGCGCTGTCGGCCGCCTCCACCGTCAACTTCTTCAAGTCCCTGCCGCTGCAGTACCGCCATATCGCGCTGGACCAGCTGCGCAACATGGGGGGCAGCCGCTTCTTCGTGTCGCTGAACGAGGAGGAGATCCACATCAGCGCCATCCCGGACAGCGAGCGCAAGACGCTGGTGCTGAAGGAGGTGGAGGAGGTGCTCGCCCGCAAGCTCTCCGACGCCATGGCCATCAAGGTGGACTTCTCCCGTCCGGAAGAGCTGCACGTCTTCAACAACGACACCCTGCTGGCGGATCTGCCCTCCTCCTGGGCCCGCTACACCCTCTCCCTCGAACCCATCAACCCCCCGGTGCTGGTGACCCAGATCGAGATAGAGCCGGGGGAGTGGCTCTACCTGGCGGCCCTGTTGCCCGCCCCCTACATGACGCTCGACGATACGGTGATGCCGAGCAACCAGGTGCGCTTCATCGCCCTGATGACGGTGTTCCTCTGCTTCTTCACCTTCCTGCTGGTGCGCTGGCAGACCCGGCCGCTGCGCCGGCTCGCCAAGGCGGCGGTCAATCTCGGCAAGGACATCGATCAGCCTCCCCTCAAGGAGGAAGGGGCCTCCGAGATAGTGGCGGCGACCCGCGCCTTCAACATCATGCAGCAGCGTATCCGCCGCTTCATCGATGACAGGGAGCGGCTGTTCAGCTCCATCTCCCACGATCTCAAGACCCCCATCACCCGGCTGCGACTGCGGGTCGAGCTGCTCGACAACGAGACCCAGATCGCCAAGTTCAGCAAGGATCTCGACGAGCTGGAGCTGATGGTGAAGGGGGCGCTGCAGACGGTGAAGGAGACCGACATCCACGAGAACATCGAGCTTATCGACGTCAATCTCCTGCTGGAGCAGATGGCCGAGGCCATGAACCTGCACGAGGACCGGCTCACCATCGAGGGGCACTGCAAGTGGCCCTATCGCGGCAAGCTGCTGGCGCTCAAGCGCTGCATCGGCAATCTGGTGGACAATGGCATCAAATATGGCCAGAAGGTGCGCATCATCATCATGGATGACGAGGAGATGCTGATCCTGTTCATCATGGACGAAGGCCAGGGCCTGCCGGAAGATCAGCTGGAGCGTATCTTCGAACCCTACTACCGGTTGAGCTCGGATCCCTCGGGGACCGGTCTCGGCCTCGGCATCGCCCGCAACATCGCTCACGCCCACGGCGGCGATCTGGTGCTGGAAAATCGCCCGCAGGGTGGCCTGCAGGCCACCCTCTCCCTACCAAGGTAG
- a CDS encoding ABC transporter substrate-binding protein, whose translation MKWLSFSVIALLSLPVGAAQVEVLHWWTSGGEARAVEVLKSEWAERGNQWNDFAVQGGGGKSAMTVLKSRALAANPPEAAHLKGYELHEWAGLGFLRDLSPMAEHLGWYPQLSPMVRETLSQNGALMAVPTGIHRVNWLWLNRKVFERLGLTPPTDWNQFVAVAEQLKAQGVAPLAIGNEPWQLAVLFETVALGEGGKAFYRKAFLEQDEATLTGPDMVRVLTRFQQLRGYVPEKYAGLKWHQATNLLESGGAAMQIMGDWVKGELSAGNYRPGEDIECLPSPGSQGLFSYNLDSIAMFKQRDPAQIQAQGELAQLLMTPKFQEEFNRVKGSIPALNQPDMSRFDRCAIRSYEDFRLAERDGNLLPSMAEGMATPTNMRQAIMDVLSNFFNDTKANPEQTALQLERAMRSTRSGAEQK comes from the coding sequence ATGAAGTGGTTGTCTTTTTCTGTCATAGCCCTGTTGTCCCTGCCGGTCGGCGCCGCCCAGGTGGAGGTGCTGCACTGGTGGACGTCCGGCGGCGAAGCCAGGGCGGTGGAGGTGCTCAAGTCGGAATGGGCGGAGCGCGGCAACCAGTGGAACGACTTCGCGGTGCAGGGCGGCGGCGGCAAGAGCGCCATGACGGTGCTCAAGAGCCGGGCGCTGGCGGCCAACCCGCCGGAGGCGGCGCACCTCAAGGGCTATGAATTGCACGAGTGGGCCGGGCTCGGCTTCCTGCGCGACCTCAGCCCCATGGCCGAACACCTCGGCTGGTACCCGCAGCTCTCCCCCATGGTGCGCGAAACCCTCAGCCAGAACGGCGCCCTGATGGCGGTGCCGACCGGCATCCACAGAGTCAACTGGCTGTGGCTCAACCGCAAGGTGTTCGAGCGGCTGGGGCTGACCCCGCCCACCGACTGGAACCAATTCGTAGCGGTGGCGGAGCAGCTCAAGGCGCAGGGAGTGGCGCCGCTCGCCATCGGCAACGAGCCCTGGCAGCTGGCGGTGCTGTTCGAAACGGTGGCGCTGGGGGAAGGCGGCAAGGCGTTCTACCGCAAGGCCTTCCTGGAGCAGGACGAGGCGACCCTGACCGGGCCCGACATGGTGCGGGTGCTGACCCGCTTCCAGCAGTTGCGCGGCTACGTGCCGGAGAAGTATGCCGGGCTGAAGTGGCACCAGGCCACCAACCTGCTGGAGAGTGGCGGCGCCGCCATGCAGATCATGGGGGACTGGGTGAAGGGGGAGCTGAGCGCCGGCAACTATCGGCCAGGGGAGGATATCGAATGCCTGCCCAGCCCGGGTAGCCAGGGGCTGTTCAGCTACAACCTGGACTCCATCGCCATGTTCAAACAGCGGGATCCCGCCCAGATACAGGCCCAGGGCGAGCTGGCCCAGTTGCTGATGACGCCGAAATTTCAGGAGGAGTTCAACCGGGTGAAGGGCTCCATCCCCGCCCTCAACCAGCCGGACATGAGCAGGTTCGATCGCTGCGCCATCCGCTCCTACGAGGACTTCCGGCTGGCGGAGCGCGATGGCAACCTGCTGCCCAGCATGGCGGAGGGGATGGCCACGCCGACCAACATGCGCCAGGCGATCATGGATGTGCTGAGCAACTTCTTCAACGATACCAAGGCCAATCCCGAGCAGACGGCGCTGCAGCTGGAGCGCGCCATGCGCTCGACCCGCTCCGGTGCCGAGCAGAAATGA
- the tusA gene encoding sulfurtransferase TusA, with the protein MSALFCDATHELDAIGLRCPEPVMMVRKKVRLMAEGETLLVSADDPSTTRDIPSFCRFMDHTLIASETEQAPYRYLIRKGQ; encoded by the coding sequence ATGAGTGCTTTATTCTGCGATGCAACCCATGAATTGGACGCAATTGGGCTTCGTTGCCCCGAACCCGTGATGATGGTGCGCAAGAAAGTGCGGCTGATGGCCGAGGGGGAGACCCTGCTGGTCAGTGCCGACGATCCCTCGACGACCCGCGACATCCCCAGTTTCTGCCGTTTCATGGATCACACCCTGATCGCCAGCGAAACCGAGCAGGCCCCTTATCGCTATCTGATCCGCAAGGGTCAATGA
- a CDS encoding RidA family protein has product MTAITRIGTTARWSDVVIHNGTLYVVEVPATESADIHQQTREVLDSLQRLLEANGSGVDKILMANIYLKDIADIAAFNALWDAWLPAGTAPVRACVQARLAHEGYKVEVQLTAAV; this is encoded by the coding sequence ATGACAGCCATTACCCGAATCGGCACCACGGCCCGCTGGTCAGATGTGGTCATCCACAACGGCACCCTCTATGTGGTGGAAGTCCCCGCCACCGAGAGCGCCGACATTCACCAGCAGACCCGCGAGGTGCTGGACAGCCTGCAGCGTCTGCTGGAGGCCAACGGCTCCGGTGTCGACAAGATCCTGATGGCCAACATCTACCTCAAGGACATAGCCGACATCGCCGCCTTCAACGCGCTGTGGGATGCCTGGCTCCCGGCCGGTACCGCGCCGGTGCGTGCCTGCGTGCAGGCCCGTCTCGCCCACGAAGGCTACAAGGTAGAGGTCCAGCTGACCGCCGCGGTCTGA
- a CDS encoding OmpA family lipoprotein, producing MHFKKLVPALALTIAMSGCTTNPYTGESQTSKGAWGALAGAATGAAVGALSSSKGDRKKGILTGVAAGAALGGGIGYYMDVQEAKLREKLQGTGVSVTRSGDQLILNMPNNVTFDSSSAQLKAAGANTLSGVAMVVAEFDKTRLNVVGHTDSTGSRELNMKLSAQRADAVAAQLIGQGVAGSRIATSGVGPDQPVATNSTAAGKAQNRRVTITLTPTA from the coding sequence ATGCATTTCAAGAAACTAGTTCCAGCGCTTGCTCTGACCATCGCCATGTCCGGCTGTACCACCAATCCCTATACCGGTGAATCCCAGACCTCCAAGGGGGCCTGGGGGGCGCTGGCCGGTGCCGCGACGGGCGCCGCCGTGGGTGCGCTTTCCTCCAGCAAGGGGGATCGCAAGAAGGGGATCCTGACCGGTGTGGCCGCTGGCGCCGCCCTGGGTGGCGGCATCGGTTATTACATGGATGTGCAGGAAGCCAAGCTGCGTGAGAAGCTGCAAGGCACAGGTGTCAGCGTGACCCGTAGCGGCGATCAGCTGATCCTGAACATGCCGAACAACGTCACCTTCGACAGCTCCAGCGCCCAGCTGAAGGCGGCCGGTGCCAACACCCTGTCCGGGGTGGCCATGGTAGTGGCCGAGTTCGACAAGACCCGTCTGAACGTGGTTGGTCACACCGACAGCACCGGCTCCCGCGAGCTGAACATGAAGCTCTCCGCCCAGCGCGCCGATGCCGTCGCCGCCCAGCTGATCGGTCAGGGTGTGGCCGGTAGCCGCATCGCCACCAGCGGAGTGGGTCCGGATCAGCCGGTTGCCACCAACAGCACCGCCGCCGGCAAGGCCCAGAACCGTCGGGTGACCATCACCCTGACGCCGACCGCCTGA
- a CDS encoding DNA-3-methyladenine glycosylase I, translating to MELRCAWVTKDPEYIEYHDRQWGRPVHDSRELFAKLCLDGQQAGLSWITILKRTDSYYRAYAGFDPGLIVAFDEQDVARLMQDTGIIRNRLKVQSIIKNARAYLALEAQGIDFADFLWGFVGGAPIVNRRQDNGDIPATSSESDAMAKALKKLGFTFVGSTICYAFMQAVGMVNDHLVTCPCHAECQRG from the coding sequence ATGGAACTACGCTGCGCCTGGGTGACCAAGGACCCGGAATATATCGAATACCATGACAGACAGTGGGGGCGGCCGGTGCACGACTCGCGCGAGCTGTTTGCCAAACTTTGCCTGGATGGTCAGCAGGCGGGTCTCTCCTGGATCACCATCCTCAAGCGCACCGACAGTTATTACCGCGCCTATGCCGGGTTCGACCCCGGGCTCATCGTCGCCTTCGACGAGCAGGATGTGGCGCGGCTGATGCAAGACACCGGCATCATCCGCAATCGCCTTAAGGTCCAGTCGATCATCAAAAATGCCAGGGCCTATCTGGCGCTGGAGGCGCAGGGGATCGACTTCGCCGACTTCCTCTGGGGCTTCGTCGGCGGCGCCCCCATCGTCAATCGGCGCCAGGATAATGGTGACATCCCGGCTACCTCGTCAGAATCTGACGCTATGGCAAAGGCGCTCAAGAAACTCGGTTTCACCTTCGTCGGCAGTACGATTTGCTACGCTTTCATGCAGGCTGTGGGGATGGTGAACGATCATCTGGTGACCTGCCCCTGCCATGCCGAGTGCCAACGGGGGTAG